Genomic segment of Sphingobium sp. Z007:
TATGCGCTGTGTGCCGTCATGGGCGCGAACCATGTCTGGGGCCGGCGTCAGCGTGAGCGGATCGCCAATGAGGGCGAAAATCCCGTGCCCCATTATTGGGACCATGTGATGTGGGTCTTCGGCATCGACAATCAGGCCGATTTCCTGGCCTATGCCGACCAGATCACGCTCGACGGGCAGGTCGAAAATATCCGGGTGCCGTTCTTGGTCACCCATGGCGAAAATGACCGGCAGATCCCCGCCTTCAACGCGCACCTCAGCTACGATCAGGCCGTCAACAGCCCCAAGCGGACGTTGCGCATGTTCACCAAGGCGGATTTTGAGGTCGAACATTGCGGCGCAGACAATGGCACCGGGATGCGCGACTATATCGCCGACTGGTGCGCGGAGACATTCGCCGCCATGCCATGACAAAATAAGCAAAGAGGAGTAAAGGATGTCCGACTATCCGCAACGCTGCTGGTATATGGCGGGATGGGCGGACGAGCTGGGGGAGGGTGGTTTCTCCCGCGAAATCCGCGGCGAGCGCCTGTTTGTCTTCCGCACCACACACGGCGTCGCGGCGCTCCGCGACCGCTGCCCCCACCGTTTCGCACCGCTGTCGCTGGGCACGCGCGAAGGCGACAGGATAGTCTGCGGCTATCACGGCCTGGCCTTCGCGCCGGACGGCCGCTGCGTGCGCAATCCCTTCGCCGACCGGATTCCCGCAGGCGCGTCCGTCCCCGCCTTCCATCTGGTGGAGCGCGACGGCATCCTCTGGCTCTGGGGCGGCGACCGGCCGGATGCGGACGAAACGCTGATCCCGGACTTCGCCTTCATCCCCGATACGCCCGCCAGCCGCACCGTGCGCGGCTACACGCTGATGCAGGCGCAATATGAATATGGCACCGACAATCTCCTCGACCTCAGCCATATCGAATTCGTCCATAAAGGGACGTTTGCCGGGCAGGGGGT
This window contains:
- a CDS encoding aromatic ring-hydroxylating dioxygenase subunit alpha is translated as MSDYPQRCWYMAGWADELGEGGFSREIRGERLFVFRTTHGVAALRDRCPHRFAPLSLGTREGDRIVCGYHGLAFAPDGRCVRNPFADRIPAGASVPAFHLVERDGILWLWGGDRPDADETLIPDFAFIPDTPASRTVRGYTLMQAQYEYGTDNLLDLSHIEFVHKGTFAGQGVIFVGQHKAYMDGDTLHSDWWMPGIAPPSVARGHVPDDAVVDHWLEMRWNAPASMRLMVGVCPHGGPRDTGFEVPQAHILTPANDHQTHYFWSSTRYDALDSPETDAALLTLFGEAFDQEDKPMIEAAYANMAGRDFWAEKPLSLGIDQGGTRARRLIEAMIAREKADG